One Xylanivirga thermophila DNA segment encodes these proteins:
- a CDS encoding DAK2 domain-containing protein, with protein MKQEFIDGIKLKKMVLSSAQFLDNNKKTVDALNVFPVPDGDTGTNMAMTILAAAKDLESIHDNNIDKVAEVVSKGALKGARGNSGVILSQLFRGFAKGVQGEKEVDTVKYAEALKLGADTAYKAVMKPTEGTILTVARVTAQEAQNIAKQEKDFVIFYQKIIKIAKDTVDKTPELLPVLKQAGVVDSGGMGLLYIMMGTSQALEGKFDDTLIVKKEPNSASMIQSDKEIDIKYGYCTEFFIKNLYPHVTEDDVDKLKDKLLKLGDSIVVASDSDFVKVHVHTNMPGKVLQLGLRFGDLSTIKIDNMREQHRNLSDIVQENDSNSYSDDLNPRYQQPLEQQKRFGVVAVAIGEGIGTIFKDLSADYIVQGGQTMNPSIDQLLQAVEQVNAEEIFILPNNSNIILSAKQVQEVTDKKVHVIPSKSIPQGIAALLAYNPDVNSDTNIDRMTEALYSVKTGQVTYAVRDYNVNALSIAKDDIIGIENGDIVAVEKNIDDATHKLIDAMIDDESEMVTIYYGQDISKEHADSIAQYVESQYDDLDVECYSGGQPLYYYIISVE; from the coding sequence TTGAAGCAAGAGTTTATTGATGGTATTAAGCTAAAAAAAATGGTTCTTTCATCGGCTCAATTTTTGGATAATAATAAAAAAACAGTAGATGCCCTTAACGTTTTTCCAGTGCCAGATGGAGATACTGGAACCAATATGGCCATGACCATATTGGCTGCTGCTAAAGATTTGGAATCTATTCATGATAACAATATAGATAAAGTAGCTGAAGTTGTATCGAAGGGTGCATTGAAAGGAGCCAGAGGTAATTCAGGAGTCATTCTTTCACAACTTTTTAGGGGGTTTGCAAAAGGTGTGCAAGGTGAGAAAGAGGTGGATACCGTTAAGTATGCTGAGGCATTAAAATTAGGTGCTGATACAGCTTATAAGGCGGTAATGAAACCTACAGAAGGCACTATTCTCACAGTGGCCAGAGTAACTGCTCAGGAGGCTCAAAACATTGCCAAGCAGGAAAAGGATTTTGTGATTTTTTATCAGAAAATAATAAAAATTGCAAAAGATACAGTAGATAAAACGCCAGAACTGTTACCCGTACTAAAGCAGGCGGGAGTGGTGGACTCGGGCGGTATGGGCCTTTTGTATATAATGATGGGAACCAGTCAGGCATTAGAAGGCAAGTTTGATGATACATTAATTGTTAAAAAAGAACCAAATTCAGCATCTATGATACAATCAGATAAAGAAATAGATATAAAATATGGGTATTGCACAGAGTTTTTTATAAAAAATCTCTATCCCCATGTTACTGAAGATGATGTAGATAAATTAAAGGATAAATTATTGAAACTTGGGGATTCTATTGTGGTTGCTAGTGATAGCGATTTCGTTAAGGTGCATGTTCATACAAATATGCCTGGAAAGGTATTGCAATTAGGACTTAGATTTGGTGATCTCTCTACTATCAAGATTGATAATATGAGGGAACAGCATAGAAATCTTAGTGATATTGTACAAGAAAATGACAGCAATTCCTATTCGGATGATTTAAATCCACGGTATCAACAGCCATTGGAGCAACAAAAGAGATTTGGAGTAGTAGCGGTGGCAATAGGTGAAGGCATTGGAACAATATTTAAGGATTTATCGGCTGACTATATTGTACAAGGTGGCCAAACGATGAACCCAAGTATAGACCAATTATTGCAGGCAGTGGAGCAAGTAAACGCTGAAGAAATATTTATACTGCCAAATAACAGCAATATAATCCTATCTGCAAAACAGGTACAGGAAGTTACCGATAAAAAGGTGCATGTGATTCCTAGTAAATCTATTCCACAAGGTATAGCTGCACTATTGGCATATAATCCAGATGTAAATAGTGATACAAACATTGATAGGATGACCGAAGCATTATACTCAGTGAAAACTGGTCAGGTGACATATGCTGTTAGGGACTATAATGTCAATGCATTATCTATAGCTAAGGATGATATAATAGGAATTGAAAATGGTGATATAGTAGCTGTCGAAAAGAATATCGATGATGCAACTCATAAGCTTATTGATGCCATGATTGATGATGAAAGTGAAATGGTTACTATATATTATGGCCAGGATATTTCAAAGGAACATGCTGATTCAATTGCACAATATGTAGAGTCTCAATATGATGATTTAGATGTGGAATGTTATTCTGGGGGACAGCCCTTGTATTACTATATAATTTCAGTAGAATAG
- the recG gene encoding ATP-dependent DNA helicase RecG — protein MDGLEQDVRYVKGIGPKKSKLLNKLGIKTLQDALYYFPRDYDIWDDIKKASDIVNGEECSLVVNFKGRANNIRTRRGLVITNWIANDDTGNVVCVWYNQPYRASIYKNSIKYFIRGKVEIKYGKIYINMPVVEEYNKDKHDGSKILSIYALTQGITQKDLRNLVKESLNKTNGQIIDYIPCSIRKKYDLVEKNFALANIHFPQSEYAMEQARIRLVFEEFFNIRLALRIIREQNRQNIKGTKFKWDNRKIQYFIQGLSFELTIAQKRVLQEILQDISCDKPMNRLIQGDVGSGKTILAAIALYCAYLSGYQGVMMVPTEILAVQHFESFKELFHGKGITIECLVGSMKASEKINIKGRLSEGDIDIIVATHAVLEEDVIFKHLGLIVTDEQHRFGVRQRAALQEKGVQPHMLVMSATPIPRTLSLILYGDLDISIIDELPPGRHPVKTYHVPSSMRDRVYNFVRRQVQEGRQVYVVCPLVEQSEKIDSVAAVELFERLKNGPLTSLRIDLLHGRMKGSEKDRVMEKFSNGDIDVLVSTTVIEVGVNVPNATLMVIENAERFGLAQLHQLRGRVGRGKYQSYCVLITDVNNFQIRERMQIMTRSNNGFDIAEKDLQLRGPGDMFGVRQHGLPEFRIANLFTDMEILKRAQQAVDEILNTNYDITYKNLIDYVMHEFDQKTKKIAMN, from the coding sequence ATGGATGGGTTAGAACAGGATGTACGATATGTAAAGGGAATCGGACCTAAAAAGAGCAAGTTGCTCAATAAATTGGGTATAAAAACATTACAGGATGCCCTATATTATTTTCCGAGGGATTATGATATATGGGATGACATAAAGAAGGCCAGCGATATAGTAAATGGAGAAGAATGTTCACTGGTGGTGAATTTTAAAGGTAGGGCAAACAATATAAGAACCAGGCGAGGTCTTGTTATTACAAATTGGATAGCAAATGATGATACGGGAAATGTAGTATGTGTTTGGTATAATCAACCCTATAGAGCCTCTATCTATAAAAATTCTATAAAATATTTTATAAGAGGTAAAGTAGAGATAAAGTATGGCAAAATATACATAAATATGCCTGTCGTTGAAGAGTATAATAAGGATAAACATGATGGGAGCAAAATATTATCTATATATGCATTGACCCAAGGAATAACACAAAAAGATTTGCGCAATTTAGTTAAAGAATCCTTGAATAAAACGAATGGGCAAATAATAGACTATATTCCATGTTCCATAAGAAAAAAATACGATTTAGTAGAAAAAAATTTTGCATTAGCAAATATACATTTTCCCCAGTCAGAATATGCAATGGAGCAGGCACGTATAAGACTCGTTTTTGAAGAATTTTTTAATATTAGATTGGCTTTAAGGATTATTAGAGAACAGAATAGACAAAATATAAAAGGTACAAAATTTAAATGGGATAATAGAAAAATACAGTATTTTATACAGGGATTGAGTTTTGAACTTACCATTGCTCAAAAACGTGTGCTGCAGGAAATACTTCAAGATATTTCCTGCGATAAGCCAATGAATAGGCTTATACAGGGAGATGTAGGTTCTGGCAAGACTATATTAGCAGCTATAGCCTTATATTGTGCTTATTTGAGTGGTTATCAGGGAGTTATGATGGTTCCAACCGAAATTTTGGCTGTTCAACATTTTGAATCATTTAAAGAATTATTCCATGGTAAAGGAATTACTATAGAATGCTTGGTTGGTAGTATGAAAGCTAGTGAAAAAATTAATATAAAGGGTAGATTGTCAGAAGGAGATATAGATATTATTGTAGCTACCCATGCAGTATTAGAGGAAGATGTAATATTTAAACATCTAGGCTTGATAGTAACTGATGAGCAGCACAGATTTGGAGTAAGACAAAGGGCTGCATTGCAGGAAAAAGGTGTGCAGCCTCATATGCTAGTAATGTCTGCAACACCTATCCCTAGGACCCTTTCATTGATATTATATGGTGATCTTGATATATCCATAATAGATGAACTCCCGCCTGGCCGCCATCCGGTAAAAACGTATCATGTACCATCATCTATGAGGGATAGAGTCTACAATTTTGTACGTAGACAGGTGCAAGAAGGGCGCCAGGTATATGTGGTATGTCCCCTTGTAGAGCAATCTGAAAAAATAGATTCAGTAGCTGCTGTGGAACTTTTTGAAAGACTAAAAAATGGGCCTTTGACATCTTTACGAATAGATTTGTTGCATGGAAGAATGAAGGGAAGCGAAAAGGATAGGGTGATGGAGAAATTCTCCAATGGCGATATAGATGTGTTGGTATCTACTACTGTGATAGAAGTAGGGGTAAATGTACCAAATGCAACTCTCATGGTTATAGAAAATGCAGAACGTTTTGGATTGGCGCAGCTCCATCAATTGAGGGGTAGGGTAGGCAGAGGAAAATATCAGTCATATTGCGTACTTATTACTGATGTAAATAATTTTCAGATAAGAGAGCGTATGCAGATTATGACAAGGTCGAATAATGGATTTGATATAGCTGAAAAGGATTTGCAACTCAGAGGACCTGGAGATATGTTTGGGGTA